One genomic region from Gossypium hirsutum isolate 1008001.06 chromosome D13, Gossypium_hirsutum_v2.1, whole genome shotgun sequence encodes:
- the LOC107919234 gene encoding receptor-like protein 7, with protein MVTRVFIQIFVLFLACSSTSSSSTHLCLSDQRASLLEFKNTLSFNDYCMQFTSPQTNSWNETADCCSWQGVSCDKQTGHVIAIDLSGGCLQGSLHANSTLFQLRQLQQLNFAYNDFNGSIPSPLFNHFVSLTYLNLSGSGFSGLIPHEISLLSSLVSLDLSYSSLTFDAIGFDRLSRNLTKLRNLVLEGTDMSGVSVASFSNLSSSMETLILGTCQLHGEFPSEVFSLPYLKHVELAWNENLTGYLPKTNLSPSLVSLDLYYCRFKGSIPSSFGNLTQITLLDFTQNDFQGEIPDVFENLDKLTILKFGSNNFSGQVPTTVFNLTQVTQIDLSHNRLEGTLPNHVTRLQFLQYLPLTSNLISGGVPVWLFSLPSLITIDLSYNKLTGPIGQFQKPNSVMVIDLSFNDIQGPIPSSLFDLKNLSSLLLLSNNFSGVIESSMLSKLENLYDLQLSNNGLVSLSSSNDGVNYSFPQLTRVLFSSCSVRKFPSFFRTSKVEVLDLSNNKISGGISKLEAEGWEGLNMLNLSNNFLTSLEQIPGKYLQILDLHSNLLQGPILSTWFNLPPPNPPYLSLLLISENKLTGNIPSLICNWTSLVVLDLSKNNMSGTIPECLGNYSYGLQFINLQVNNFHGKIPDSFTNNMLKNLLLNDNQLEGSLPRSLANCTSLEVLNLGNNNLTDTFPHWLASLPSLQVLILRSNRFHGSISNSIASSNFSALQIIDFSQNELSGPLPANFFRNLRAMKDAPKEKLPGSYLFKTDARVRYVYQYYQSPVNVTMKRLELEFLKTLAILTAMDFSNNLFTGQIPEELGDLFSLQVLNLSHNSFAGPIPLSFANIVALESLDLSSNKLSGRIPSKLTNLTFLAVLDLSKNELVGAIPNGNQFSTFDNVSYSDNLGLCGMPLSRQCSTAGETTPAPPAPMVREDEDFVIPFIWEVVMMGYGCGTVLGLSFGYIVFTTGKPWWIVRIVERDLQTKFTKWVKNRTHSK; from the coding sequence ATGGTGACTAGGGTTTTCATTCAAATATTTGTCCTGTTTTTAGCTTGTTCATCGACATCGAGTTCATCAACTCATTTATGTCTCTCAGATCAAAGAGCTTCCTTGCTTGAATTCAagaacaccctttcttttaatGATTACTGCATGCAGTTTACTTCCCCCCAGACAAATTCCTGGAACGAAACCGCCGATTGCTGTTCTTGGCAAGGTGTTAGCTGCGACAAGCAGACCGGTCATGTAATTGCCATCGATCTCAGTGGCGGCTGTCTTCAGGGTTCTCTCCATGCAAACTCCACCCTTTTCCAGCTTCGACAACTCCAACAACTCAACTTTGCTTACAACGATTTCAATGGCTCTATCCCATCACCATTATTTAACCACTTCGTGAGTTTAACCTATCTTAATCTTTCCGGGTCTGGTTTCTCTGGCTTAATCCCACATGAAATCAGCCTCTTGTCGAGTTTGGTTTCACTCGATCTCTCCTATTCTAGTTTGACATTTGATGCCATAGGTTTCGACAGGCTTTCACGAAACTTAACCAAATTAAGAAACCTTGTCCTAGAAGGTACAGATATGTCAGGTGTTTCAGTTGCTTCCTTCTCGAACTTGtcttcatcaatggaaacattgaTTCTCGGAACTTGTCAGCTACATGGGGAGTTCCCAAGTGAAGTTTTCAGCCTTCCATATCTAAAACATGTAGAGTTAGCTTGGAATGAAAACCTCACTGGTTATCTCCCTAAGACCAACTTGAGTCCTTCCCTTGTGTCGTTAGACCTTTACTATTGTCGTTTCAAAGGATCAATTCCTTCATCGTTTGGAAACCTCACTCAAATCACCTTGCTAGATTTTACTCAAAACGATTTCCAAGGAGAGATTCCAGATGTTTTTGAAAACTTGGACAAATTGACTATACTGAAATTTGGTTCCAACAATTTTAGTGGTCAGGTTCCTACAACTGTGTTCAACCTCACCCAAGTTACTCAGATAGATTTGTCTCACAATCGATTAGAAGGAACCCTGCCAAATCATGTCACTCGGCTGCAATTTCTTCAATATCTTCCCTTAACTAGTAACCTTATAAGTGGTGGAGTACCGGTATGGTTGTTTTCTTTGCCATCTTTGATAACCATAGACCTCAGCTATAACAAACTCACTGGTCCAATCGGCCAATTTCAGAAGCCTAATTCTGTTATGGTTATTGATTTGAGTTTCAATGACATTCAGGGTCCAATACCCTCCTCCCTTTTTGATCTTAAGAACCTTTCATCCCTTCTTCTTTTGTCAAATAACTTTAGTGGTGTCATCGAGTCAAGCATGCTGTCGAAGCTGGAAAATCTTTATGATCTTCAGCTTTCGAATAATGGTTTAGTATCATTAAGCAGCAGCAATGATGGTGTAAACTATTCATTTCCTCAGCTTACTAGAGTATTATTCTCGTCGTGTAGCGTAAGGAAGTTCCCGAGTTTCTTTCGAACATCGAAGGTGGAGGTTTTAGATCTTTCCAATAACAAGATTTCAGGTGGAATTTCTAAATTGGAAGCTGAAGGGTGGGAGGGATTGAACATGTTGAACCTTTCCAACAATTTTCTAACCAGTTTGGAGCAGATTCCAGGAAAATATCTTCAGATTCTTGATCTTCATTCCAACTTACTTCAAGGGCCAATTCTCTCTACTTGGTTCAATCTTCCACCTCCAAATCCACCATACTTGAGTCTGCTTTTAATATCGGAGAATAAATTGACTGGCAATATCCCTTCTTTGATCTGCAATTGGACTTCATTGGTGGTTCTCGACTTGTCTAAGAACAATATGAGTGGAACTATTCCAGAATGCCTTGGAAACTACAGCTATGGTCTCCAGTTCATAAATTTGCAGGTGAACAATTTCCATGGAAAAATCCCAGATTCTTTTACGAATAATATGCTGAAGAATCTTCTCCTCAATGACAATCAATTGGAAGGATCACTGCCTCGATCATTGGCCAACTGTACTTCCTTGGAAGTTCTAAACTTGGGGAACAACAACTTAACTGATACATTTCCCCATTGGTTAGCTTCACTTCCAAGTCTCCAAGTTCTTATCCTGAGATCCAATAGATTCCATGGTTCCATCTCCAATTCTATAGCTTCATCGAACTTCTCCGCACTGCAAATCATCGATTTCTCTCAGAACGAACTCAGTGGCCCTTTGCCTGCAAATTTTTTCCGTAATTTGAGAGCAATGAAAGATGCACCCAAAGAGAAACTTCCAGGGTCATATTTATTCAAGACTGATGCTCGAGTTCGATATGTCTATCAATACTACCAAAGTCCAGTCAATGTTACGATGAAAAGGTTAGAGCTTGAGTTTCTGAAAACCTTGGCTATCTTAACAGCCATGGATTTTTCAAACAACCTGTTCACTGGACAAATTCCTGAGGAACTCGGAGATCTCTTTTCCCTGCAAGTCCTCAACTTATCTCACAACAGCTTCGCCGGTCCAATCCCTTTGTCTTTCGCTAACATAGTAGCGCTTGAATCATTAGATCTATCATCCAACAAGCTCAGCGGCAGAATTCCTTCGAAATTGACAAATCTAACATTTCTTGCAGTGTTAGATCTTTCAAAAAACGAGCTAGTGGGAGCGATTCCAAATGGGAATCAATTCAGCACGTTCGATAATGTTTCGTACAGCGATAACTTGGGATTGTGTGGCATGCCACTGTCAAGGCAATGCAGCACCGCCGGAGAAACAACACCAGCACCACCTGCACCAATGGTTAGGGAAGATGAAGATTTCGTAATACCCTTTATATGGGAAGTTGTAATGATGGGGTACGGATGTGGAACAGTGTTGGGATTAAGCTTTGGTTACATCGTTTTCACAACCGGAAAACCATGGTGGATCGTGAGAATAGTTGAAAGGGATCTGCAAACCAAGTTTACAAAGTGGGTTAAAAACAGAACACATTCAAAATGA
- the LOC107893715 gene encoding putative pentatricopeptide repeat-containing protein At1g53330: MQQTNAEDMKIPKPISPFRLSSLLRTQKDPTLAFNLFKNPIPDLRPTAKPFRYSLLSYDLIITKLGRVKMFQEMEQVLHQLKSDTRIVPEEIIFCNVIKFYGRAKLHDRALQVFDEMPQYRCPRTVKAVNSLLHALLTSEKFDDMKQVFLGMEKYARPDACTYNILIRACCLNGCLDDAWNLFDEMQRKGVKPDQVTFGTLINALCVELKIKEAFKLKNDMVKIHKVSPNTRLYEGMITGLCSIGELTWAFRLKDEMITNNMKPNSAIYNTLISGLFNVGRQDEACRVFEEMELNGIKPDTTTYNVMINEFCKVKDFGSAYRVLKEMPDKGCKPNIISYNMLIGVLCKDGKWSEANDLFEDIPGQGCKPDVVSYRMLFDGLCGGSQLKKAAFILDEMVFKGYVPHSASIHKFVSGLCQVENKKLLFRVLESLAKRNAVDEGTWLMVVSRVFQEDDHKLCIASQILDDLLL; this comes from the coding sequence ATGCAACAAACCAATGCCGAAGACATGAAAATTCCAAAACCCATCTCTCCTTTTAGGCTCTCCTCTCTTCTTCGCACCCAAAAAGACCCAACCCTAGCCTTCAACCTTTTCAAAAACCCAATCCCAGACCTCCGTCCTACCGCTAAACCTTTCCGTTACTCCCTTCTTTCCTATGACCTCATCATCACCAAGCTCGGTCGCGTCAAAATGTTCCAAGAAATGGAACAAGTTCTTCACCAACTCAAAAGCGACACGCGCATAGTCCCAGAGGAGATCATTTTTTGCAATGTCATCAAGTTTTATGGTCGGGCCAAGTTACACGACCGTGCACTGCAAGTGTTCGATGAAATGCCTCAGTATCGTTGCCCAAGGACCGTTAAGGCTGTGAACTCGTTGTTGCATGCGCTTTTGACAAGCGAAAAGTTTGATGATATGAAGCAAGTTTTTTTGGGTATGGAAAAATATGCCCGCCCGGATGCTTGTACTTACAATATATTGATCCGTGCCTGCTGTTTAAATGGGTGTTTGGATGATGCTTGGAACCTGTTTGATGAAATGCAGAGGAAAGGCGTGAAGCCAGATCAGGTGACGTTTGGGACGTTGATTAATGCGCTCTGCGTGGAATTGAAGATAAAGGAAGCGTTTAAGTTGAAAAATGACATGGTTAAGATTCATAAAGTATCTCCAAATACTCGTCTTTATGAGGGGATGATTACAGGGCTTTGTAGTATTGGTGAGTTGACTTGGGCCTTCAGGCTTAAGGATGAAATGATTACGAATAATATGAAACCGAATTCGGCTATATACAACACTTTAATTAGTGGGCTTTTTAATGTTGGGAGGCAGGATGAGGCTTGCAGGGTCTTTGAGGAAATGGAGTTGAATGGGATTAAACCGGATACAACAACATACAATGTGATGATTAATGAGTTTTGTAAGGTGAAAGATTTTGGATCAGCTTATAGAGTGCTTAAAGAAATGCCTGATAAAGGGTGTAAACCAAACATCATTAGTTATAACATGTTGATTGGCGTGTTATGCAAAGATGGGAAATGGAGTGAAGCAAATGATTTATTCGAAGATATACCAGGGCAGGGGTGTAAACCTGATGTTGTGTCCTATAGGATGCTTTTTGATGGGCTTTGTGGTGGATCACAGTTGAAGAAAGCAGCATTCATTTTGGATGAGATGGTTTTCAAGGGCTATGTACCACATTCTGCAAGTATACACAAATTTGTTTCTGGGTTGTGTCAGGTAGAGAACAAGAAGTTATTATTCAGAGTTTTGGAGAGTCTAGCAAAACGAAATGCCGTTGATGAAGGCACATGGTTAATGGTGGTTTCTAGGGTTTTCCAGGAAGACGATCATAAACTGTGTATTGCATCTCAGATTCTTGATGATCTGCTGCTGTAG